The Glandiceps talaboti chromosome 19, keGlaTala1.1, whole genome shotgun sequence genome contains a region encoding:
- the LOC144449929 gene encoding large ribosomal subunit protein uL14, which yields MSKRGRGGSSGAKFRISLGLPVGAVVNCADNTGAKNLYIISVKGIKGRLNRLPAAASGDMVMATVKKGKPELRKKVMPAVIIRQRKPYRRKDGVVLYFEDNAGVIVNNKGEMKGSAITGPVAKECADLWPRIASNAGSIS from the exons ATGTCTAAAAGAG GACGTGGTGGTTCATCCGGTGCGAAATTTCGCATCTCACTGGGTCTCCCAGTAGGTGCAGTGGTCAACTGTGCTGACAACACAG GCGCCAAGAATCTGTATATCATATCCGTCAAGGGCATCAAAGGTCGTCTTAACAGACTTCCAGCTGCTGCATCAGGTGACATGGTCATGGCTACAGTGAAAAAAGGCAAACCAGAACTTCGGAAAAAGG TGATGCCGGCAGTGATAATTAGGCAGAGGAAACCTTACCGGCGAAAGGACGGGGTGgtgttatattttgaagacAACGCGGGTGTTATAGTAAACAACAAAGGTGAAATGAAAG GTTCAGCAATCACAGGACCCGTCGCCAAGGAATGTGCTGATCTCTGGCCCCGTATAGCAAGTAATGCCGGCAGTATCTCATAG
- the LOC144450269 gene encoding uncharacterized protein LOC144450269, whose translation MPITKVPIIHKFGIISQSQREQLQERLMKQAYNKPDVSSNRVTATRNPLDINDDFISQYNDASTYEEKKKVEDLAKKMLSRAKRRVGIKDGSHGNHVDLPRGWSELSILAQCQGHVQEEALDTLIISLDQAQLVRSHIPSLFFLAETTLYWLRTDAMNQPYLRSGEIKLLKMGHLVFTRLFYHHMSGHLHGHSEFKNRLVTYLEGFMECQEAYSPYPGAHLSLRYISEVGKMIIGHQQVDPGEVKEADKTADDKLVFDIDDDDDHKVASGIESSIHDLSPTLWHALDVWRCSVHLSTGLQEALHALALCGSGIASENWVDAASALQVITEAAKNNMSVLKTLQNLGRGIIPGQERDSDGMKRHSSQDFSLSVSNTLANEMDSILSNVSLDTSAQDVDLPELQELEQKKMSQESDLMVVRPEGEGYYSKSSRHASMTALVGTPQDRKEEALSSESIDGRITEQSSEPGSIADISTGDESLDSAGGIQATQHDGPISSGEDSDLAPGDHSETEARPDDVTQMKMMKTTPSTKREVTWDEKLTDDKHSSRGPSRGVNDTSRSSMRSTIKSPKSVTIDPVPNTAYYAEIGTSLPSAGRTSQATSMTSYTNIPVPDLTGLRGWRWEVVFMYTEMMTALCLHGKSAAIQKLSLLGTGRPNVLPTYKKDESSVMASAGLLDLAEFQTLTETGERGSGDWSWRIRYTAVQGLVKLCRCVQGDKCREGLRTVAWNALMRCHTRERDDRVLEAFKVGQVEAELEAKRLQSMSGSPVENLSAKLAAGLASIYLPPLPPPIESPKPNKARGKKTPSPAPGVPKLTQTRPSLREDIMLSMALYEPGVDYKTRTSLDLKRIVEDQWRKDLQKQQTDGEADKAKELDNKQKLEEERQKEIETKKKEKLTGKTKDR comes from the exons ATGCCTATAACAAAAGTACCGATCATACACAAATTTGGGATCATTTCCCAAAGTCAACGGGAACAGCTTCAGGAACGTTTGATGAAACAAGCGTATAATAAACCTGATGTTAGTAGTAACAGAGTAACGGCAACTCG GAATCCCCTTGACATCAATGATGATTTTATCTCCCAATACAATGATGCAAGTACATATGAAGAGAAGAAAAAAGTCGAAGACTTGGCCAAAAAAATGCTTTCAAGAGCAAAG AGGAGAGTTGGAATTAAAGATGGTAGTCATGGCAACCATGTAGACTTGCCAAGAGGATGGTCAGAGTTATCAATTTTAGCTCAATGTCAAggtcatgtacaagaag AAGCCCTAGACACACTGATAATCTCCTTGGACCAAGCACAGCTTGTTAGAAGTCACATACCAAGCTTATTTTTCCTTGCTGAGACAACCCTGTACTGGCTACGTACAGATGCCATGAACCAACCTTATCTACGCAGTGGAGAAATTAAACTATTAAAG ATGGGTCATCTTGTATTTACCAGATTATTCTATCATCACATGTCAGGTCATTTACATGGACACTCGGAGTTTAAAAACAGATTGGTAACTTACCTAGAAG GGTTCATGGAATGTCAGGAAGCTTACAGTCCATACCCAGGGGCACATTTATCTCTGAGATACATATCAGAAGTTGGTAAGATGATCATTGGTCACCAACAGGTGGACCCAGGGGAAGTAAAGGAAGCTGATAAAACAGCTGATGATAAACTG GTCTTTGAcatagatgatgatgatgatcataaGGTAGCTAGTGGAATTGAGAGTAGTATCCATGATTTAAGTCCCACACTATGGCATGCATTGGATGTATGGCGTTGTAGTGTACATTTAAGTACTGGTCTACAAGAAGCACTGCATGCCCTGGCTTTGTGTGGCAGTGGTATAGCATCAGAGAACTG GGTTGATGCTGCGTCAGCACTGCAAGTCATAACTGAAGCTGCTAAGAACAACATGTCAGTATTAAAGACATTACAGAACCTTGGCAGAGGAATAATACCAGGACAAGAACGAGATAGCGATGGCATGAAACGACATTCAAGCCAGGATTTCAGTTTATCTGTGTCTAACACGTTAGCGAATGAAATGGATTCTATTCTCAGTAACGTGAGTCTTGATACGTCAGCGCAGGATGTAGATCTACCAGAACTGCAGGAGTTAGAACAAAAGAAGATGAGTCAGGAATCTGATTTAATGGTCGTGAGACCTGAAGGCGAAGGCTATTACAGTAAATCGTCACGTCACGCATCTATGACCGCTCTCGTAGGTACGCCACAAGACAGAAAGGAAGAGGCGTTGAGTAGCGAAAGTATTGATGGACGCATAACAGAACAAAGTAGTGAGCCGGGTAGTATCGCGGATATTAGTACTGGCGATGAAAGCTTAGATTCTGCAGGTGGTATCCAAGCAACGCAACATGATGGACCAATAAGCTCGGGGGAAGACAGTGATTTAGCACCTGGTGATCATAGTGAAACCGAAGCAAGACCGGATGACGTGacgcaaatgaaaatgatgaaaacaacgCCGAGTACTAAACGGGAAGTGACCTGGGACGAAAAGTTAACCGATGACAAACATTCTTCTAGAGGACCATCAAGGGGCGTGAATGATACAAGTCGTAGTTCGATGCGAAGTACGATAAAAAGTCCGAAGTCAGTAACGATTGATCCAGTACCGAACACTGCATACTATGCTGAGATTGGTACAAGTCTACCAAGTGCGGGCAGGACATCACAGGCTACGTCTATGACATCGTACACTAACATACCA GTACCGGATTTAACTGGCCTGAGAGGATGGCGATGGGAGGTTGTATTCATGTACACTGAAATGATGACAGCGTTATGTCTACACGGTAAAAGTGCCGCAATACAGAAACTATCGTTACTTGGTACTGGACGACCTAACGTACTGCCGACATATAAAAAAGATGAAAGTAGTGTCATGGCAAGTGCTGGATTATTAGACTTGGCAGAATTTCAAACTCTAACTGAAACTGGAGAAAGGG GCTCAGGTGATTGGAGTTGGAGAATACGTTACACAGCTGTACAGGGATTGGTTAAACTCTGCCGTTGTGTTCAAGGTGACAAGTGTCGTGAAGGACTACGTACTGTAGCGTGGAATGCTTTGATGAGGTGTCACACCAGAGAACGAGACGACCGTGTTTTAGAAGCATTTAAAGTTGGTCAG GTAGAAGCAGAGTTAGAAGCCAAGAGATTACAGAGTATGTCTGGTTCACCAGTAGAAAATCTAAGTGCTAAACTAGCAGCTGGATTGGCTAGTATTTACTTACCACCATTACCGCCACCTATAGAATCACCAAAACCAAATAAAGCCAGAGGAAAGAAAACACCATCGCCAGCACCAGGTGTACCAAAGCTAACGCAAACCAGACCCTCGCTACG gGAAGACATCATGTTATCCATGGCCCTCTATGAACCGGGAGTTGATTACAAAACCAGAACATCACTAGATTTAAAAAGAATCGTTGAAGACCAGTGGAGGAAAGATCTACAGAAACAACAAACTGATGGAGAAGCTGATAAAGCCAAGGAACTCGACAACAAACAGAAACTGGAAGAGGAAAGACAAAaagaaatagaaacaaaaaagaaagaaaaattgaCAGGAAAAACTAAAGACAGATAA